A window of Mytilus edulis chromosome 10, xbMytEdul2.2, whole genome shotgun sequence contains these coding sequences:
- the LOC139491245 gene encoding uncharacterized protein isoform X1 — translation MNHRKFDILITYILDSFFFPSIPKIISESLLCIQREQSFRMELGRLLLFYGNKICIKKLTPERKSFDNMVVYVEPPVDNGDDRSHLPQASRSGIISSKDSDPIQLSSKVECVSPHKSELMESSEIHAKRTSLPCQQEEEINIMVMSLRYFKEQEDRSSRLQLQDKSKKSINTHKKRGSISVDEHKSLNDRISGFLFIITTILSIITHQWQSCLEKCKDHQRHTHICSRKRKNEHTSTCHSFCHDCGHNSSKSHLCKCKCCRDVIGELFNCLQKYLVFMHFTRRDFALLCGYVTCNAGQLLCVNNVPKPKRSLVRDLINGNNKNNDNCKDCQRKSPKISPIPLLVGQVKHTVNKYFLYFYFLSFVIKLFFISSILLVKVSYIQSLKNRNERRQKYTIYVSSLVLVLYSLNRGYLPERQNRKIKNKEKSSLLEKFEHDSRYRDWGKGQSTVIFSKDKLMDLIRELQMNYKSKNIKGFLYSIINHIGLARNIDILSYPVIRNDMTSELMRIASLHNFPYDNSPSLIRLAESGFYYEGKGREVICFSCSIKFDGWSHKSVPLEIHRQLSPNCAYLKEKFSTSQSAITVNQLEYSDAHMNAATAILNTEIIEEDSRRQCTDTASAAPVISSYSAPVASNGNNDSGVFGSSQPSQSTNSTDAANQFQYSHMVTSVFKDSGYASSGGNFLSNQSSSSYGPNLTRPQLPLASERPMSNQHNDVIPASRDSATPQNNRTNTIKEKYPEYIPIERRRATYKNWPQNLDFLHPLDLSECGFFYSNFGDCVRCFHCGIGLRNWESDDNPWVEHARWSRKCPYLLQRKGQEFIDSVLTVLGIQTDSEIEQQAASVASETTMQATSGFVSGSDVRDPIEHHAAQYIIREQIFGENKDRLVKKTMNQLLQNHDWEKITNDMLVNALLESKDNIETKTDPDDLSELTKSNDTSTTKTEQKLTTEAEDKQGSNEEDPGKIQKENEDLKDLYTCKICLDERVGITFVPCGHLVTCKTCSPKIRRCPLCRTFIRGTIKTTI, via the exons atgaatcatcgGAAATTTGATATTCTGATTACATATATTCTAGATAGTTTTTTTTTCCCATCTATCCCAAAAATTATATCTGAGAGTTTATTGTGTATTCAACGGGAACAATCGTTCCGTATGGAACTCGGACGACTGTTACTCTTTTACGGAAACAAAATTTGTATA aaaaaactAACTCCTGAAAGAAAAAGCTTTGATAACATGGTGGTTTATGTAGAACCTCCCGTAGATAATGGGGACGATCGTTCTCATTTGCCTCAGGCATCGAGATCTGGAATTATCTCTTCAAAAGATTCTGATCCAATACAATTGTCTTCAAAAGTTGAATGTGTTAGTCCACACAAATCTGAATTAATGGAATCATCTGAAATCCACGCGAAGCGCACATCACTACCATGCCAACAAGAAGAAGAAATCAATATAATGGTCATGTCATTACGTTATTTTAAAGAGCAGGAAGACAGGAGTAGTCGACTGCAATTACAGGATAAAAGCAAAAAAAGCATTAATACTCATAAAAAAAGAGGTTCCATTTCTGTCGATGAGCATAAATCACTTAACGACAGGATATCTGGGTTTCTTTTCATAATCACTACTATTTTGTCAATTATTACACACCAATGGCAAAGTTGCTTAGAGAAGTGTAAAGATCACCAGAGGCATACACATATTTGCTCTAGGAAGCGTAAAAACGAGCATACAAGTACATGTCATAGCTTCTGTCATGACTGTGGTCATAATTCCTCAAAAAGTCATTTATGCAAGTGTAAGTGCTGTAGAGATGTTATTGGAGAACTATTTAATTGCTTGCAGAAATATTTAGTCTTTATGCATTTTACTAGAAGGGACTTTGCACTACTGTGTGGTTATGTGACCTGCAATGCGGGACAGTTACTTTGTGTCAATAATGTGCCTAAACCTAAACGTTCATTAGTCAGAGACCTAATTAatggaaacaacaaaaacaatgacAATTGTAAAGATTGTCAAAGAAAAAGCCCTAAGATTTCACCTATTCCCTTACTTGTTGGACAAGTGAAACATACAGTAAAtaaatacttcttatatttttatttcctttcattcgttatcaaacttttttttatatcatcaatACTTTTGGTAAAGGTATCTTACATCCAGAGTCTcaaaaatagaaatgaaagaagacaaaaatatacaatatatgtttcTAGTTTGGTTCTAGTTTTATATTCCTTAAATAGAGGCTATCTTCCTGAaagacaaaatagaaaaataaaaaacaaggaaaaatcatCTTTGTTAGAAAAGTTTGAACATGACTCCAGATATAGAGATTGGGGAAAAGGGCAGTCTACAGTTATATTTAGCAAAGATAAACTAATGGATTTAATAAGGGAACTTCAAATGAACTATAAATCCAAAAATATCAAAGGATTTCTTTACAGCATAATCAACCATATTGGATTAGCTAGAAACATTGATATTCTATCGTATCCAGTAATTAGAAATGACATGACAAGTGAATTAATGAGAATCGCATCTCTACATAACTTTCCATATGACAATTCTCCGAGCCTCATACGTCTTGCAGAGTCAGGATTTTACTATGAAGGTAAAGGACGTGaagttatttgtttttcttgttcTATTAAATTTGATGGTTGGTCACACAAGTCAGTTCCTCTAGAAATCCATAGACAATTATCACCAAACTGTGCTTATTTGAAGGAGAAATTTTCTACATCTCAGTCTGCAATTACAGTGAACCAACTAGAATATTCAGATGCACATATGAATGCTGCCACTGCCATTCTGAACACAGAAATAATAG AGGAGGACTCGCGTCGCCAATGCACAGATACAGCTAGCGCTGCACCAGTAATTTCATCATATTCAGCCCCAGTTGCTTCTAACGGTAATAATGACAGTGGAGTTTTTGGATCATCTCAACCTTCCCAAAGCACCAACTCAACAGATGCTGCTAACCAATTTCAGTACAGCCACATGGTAACATCAGTATTTAAAGATAGTGGATATGCTAGTAGTGGTGGAAATTTCCTATCAAATCAGTCATCATCTAGTTATGGCCCAAATCTAACAAGACCCCAACTACCTTTGGCATCAGAGAGACCAATGTCAAACCAACATAATGATGTTATCCCTGCATCTAGAGACAGTGCAACACCACAAAATAATAGGACGAACACAATAAAGGAGAAATACCCAGAATATATACCTATAGAGAGGAGAAGAGCTACATACAAGAACTGGCCGCAAAACTTGGACTTTCTTCACCCACTTGATCTATCAGAATGTggatttttttattcaa atttcgGTGACTGTGTCAGATGTTTCCACTGTGGTATTG GCCTGCGAAACTGGGAATCTGATGACAACCCATGGGTTGAACATGCTCGTTGGTCAAGGAAATGTCCTTACTTACTACAGAGAAAAGGACAAGAGTTTATTGATAGTGTTCTTACAGTACTTGGGATACAAACC GATTCCGAAATAGAACAGCAAGCGGCAAGTGTAGCATCGGAAACAACCATGCAAGCAACATCTGGATTTGTGTCAG GTTCAGATGTGCGGGATCCTATTGAGCACCATGCAGCACAGTATATCATAAGAGAACAGATATTTGGTGAAAACAAAGACAGACTGGTGAAAAAGACTATGAATCAATTGTTGCAAAACCATG ATTGGGAGAAAATAACAAATGACATGTTGGTGAATGCTTTGTTAGAGTCCAAGGACAATATAGAAACTAAAACAGACCCGGATGATCTGTCTGAATTAACAAAATCTAATGATACATCCACAACGAAAACAGAGCAGAAACTTACTACAGAAGCTGAAGACAAACAAGGATCTAATG AGGAAGATCCtgggaaaattcaaaaggaaaatgAAGATTTAAAGGACttgtatacatgtaaaatatgctTAGATGAAAGAGTTGGCATAACATTTGTGCCGTGTGGGCACTTGGTTACTTGTAAAACCTGTTCTCCGAAAATAAGAAGATGCCCTTTATGTCGCACATTCATTCGTGGAACAATCAAAACTACAATTTGA
- the LOC139491245 gene encoding baculoviral IAP repeat-containing protein 3-like isoform X2, translated as MVVYVEPPVDNGDDRSHLPQASRSGIISSKDSDPIQLSSKVECVSPHKSELMESSEIHAKRTSLPCQQEEEINIMVMSLRYFKEQEDRSSRLQLQDKSKKSINTHKKRGSISVDEHKSLNDRISGFLFIITTILSIITHQWQSCLEKCKDHQRHTHICSRKRKNEHTSTCHSFCHDCGHNSSKSHLCKCKCCRDVIGELFNCLQKYLVFMHFTRRDFALLCGYVTCNAGQLLCVNNVPKPKRSLVRDLINGNNKNNDNCKDCQRKSPKISPIPLLVGQVKHTVNKYFLYFYFLSFVIKLFFISSILLVKVSYIQSLKNRNERRQKYTIYVSSLVLVLYSLNRGYLPERQNRKIKNKEKSSLLEKFEHDSRYRDWGKGQSTVIFSKDKLMDLIRELQMNYKSKNIKGFLYSIINHIGLARNIDILSYPVIRNDMTSELMRIASLHNFPYDNSPSLIRLAESGFYYEGKGREVICFSCSIKFDGWSHKSVPLEIHRQLSPNCAYLKEKFSTSQSAITVNQLEYSDAHMNAATAILNTEIIEEDSRRQCTDTASAAPVISSYSAPVASNGNNDSGVFGSSQPSQSTNSTDAANQFQYSHMVTSVFKDSGYASSGGNFLSNQSSSSYGPNLTRPQLPLASERPMSNQHNDVIPASRDSATPQNNRTNTIKEKYPEYIPIERRRATYKNWPQNLDFLHPLDLSECGFFYSNFGDCVRCFHCGIGLRNWESDDNPWVEHARWSRKCPYLLQRKGQEFIDSVLTVLGIQTDSEIEQQAASVASETTMQATSGFVSGSDVRDPIEHHAAQYIIREQIFGENKDRLVKKTMNQLLQNHDWEKITNDMLVNALLESKDNIETKTDPDDLSELTKSNDTSTTKTEQKLTTEAEDKQGSNEEDPGKIQKENEDLKDLYTCKICLDERVGITFVPCGHLVTCKTCSPKIRRCPLCRTFIRGTIKTTI; from the exons ATGGTGGTTTATGTAGAACCTCCCGTAGATAATGGGGACGATCGTTCTCATTTGCCTCAGGCATCGAGATCTGGAATTATCTCTTCAAAAGATTCTGATCCAATACAATTGTCTTCAAAAGTTGAATGTGTTAGTCCACACAAATCTGAATTAATGGAATCATCTGAAATCCACGCGAAGCGCACATCACTACCATGCCAACAAGAAGAAGAAATCAATATAATGGTCATGTCATTACGTTATTTTAAAGAGCAGGAAGACAGGAGTAGTCGACTGCAATTACAGGATAAAAGCAAAAAAAGCATTAATACTCATAAAAAAAGAGGTTCCATTTCTGTCGATGAGCATAAATCACTTAACGACAGGATATCTGGGTTTCTTTTCATAATCACTACTATTTTGTCAATTATTACACACCAATGGCAAAGTTGCTTAGAGAAGTGTAAAGATCACCAGAGGCATACACATATTTGCTCTAGGAAGCGTAAAAACGAGCATACAAGTACATGTCATAGCTTCTGTCATGACTGTGGTCATAATTCCTCAAAAAGTCATTTATGCAAGTGTAAGTGCTGTAGAGATGTTATTGGAGAACTATTTAATTGCTTGCAGAAATATTTAGTCTTTATGCATTTTACTAGAAGGGACTTTGCACTACTGTGTGGTTATGTGACCTGCAATGCGGGACAGTTACTTTGTGTCAATAATGTGCCTAAACCTAAACGTTCATTAGTCAGAGACCTAATTAatggaaacaacaaaaacaatgacAATTGTAAAGATTGTCAAAGAAAAAGCCCTAAGATTTCACCTATTCCCTTACTTGTTGGACAAGTGAAACATACAGTAAAtaaatacttcttatatttttatttcctttcattcgttatcaaacttttttttatatcatcaatACTTTTGGTAAAGGTATCTTACATCCAGAGTCTcaaaaatagaaatgaaagaagacaaaaatatacaatatatgtttcTAGTTTGGTTCTAGTTTTATATTCCTTAAATAGAGGCTATCTTCCTGAaagacaaaatagaaaaataaaaaacaaggaaaaatcatCTTTGTTAGAAAAGTTTGAACATGACTCCAGATATAGAGATTGGGGAAAAGGGCAGTCTACAGTTATATTTAGCAAAGATAAACTAATGGATTTAATAAGGGAACTTCAAATGAACTATAAATCCAAAAATATCAAAGGATTTCTTTACAGCATAATCAACCATATTGGATTAGCTAGAAACATTGATATTCTATCGTATCCAGTAATTAGAAATGACATGACAAGTGAATTAATGAGAATCGCATCTCTACATAACTTTCCATATGACAATTCTCCGAGCCTCATACGTCTTGCAGAGTCAGGATTTTACTATGAAGGTAAAGGACGTGaagttatttgtttttcttgttcTATTAAATTTGATGGTTGGTCACACAAGTCAGTTCCTCTAGAAATCCATAGACAATTATCACCAAACTGTGCTTATTTGAAGGAGAAATTTTCTACATCTCAGTCTGCAATTACAGTGAACCAACTAGAATATTCAGATGCACATATGAATGCTGCCACTGCCATTCTGAACACAGAAATAATAG AGGAGGACTCGCGTCGCCAATGCACAGATACAGCTAGCGCTGCACCAGTAATTTCATCATATTCAGCCCCAGTTGCTTCTAACGGTAATAATGACAGTGGAGTTTTTGGATCATCTCAACCTTCCCAAAGCACCAACTCAACAGATGCTGCTAACCAATTTCAGTACAGCCACATGGTAACATCAGTATTTAAAGATAGTGGATATGCTAGTAGTGGTGGAAATTTCCTATCAAATCAGTCATCATCTAGTTATGGCCCAAATCTAACAAGACCCCAACTACCTTTGGCATCAGAGAGACCAATGTCAAACCAACATAATGATGTTATCCCTGCATCTAGAGACAGTGCAACACCACAAAATAATAGGACGAACACAATAAAGGAGAAATACCCAGAATATATACCTATAGAGAGGAGAAGAGCTACATACAAGAACTGGCCGCAAAACTTGGACTTTCTTCACCCACTTGATCTATCAGAATGTggatttttttattcaa atttcgGTGACTGTGTCAGATGTTTCCACTGTGGTATTG GCCTGCGAAACTGGGAATCTGATGACAACCCATGGGTTGAACATGCTCGTTGGTCAAGGAAATGTCCTTACTTACTACAGAGAAAAGGACAAGAGTTTATTGATAGTGTTCTTACAGTACTTGGGATACAAACC GATTCCGAAATAGAACAGCAAGCGGCAAGTGTAGCATCGGAAACAACCATGCAAGCAACATCTGGATTTGTGTCAG GTTCAGATGTGCGGGATCCTATTGAGCACCATGCAGCACAGTATATCATAAGAGAACAGATATTTGGTGAAAACAAAGACAGACTGGTGAAAAAGACTATGAATCAATTGTTGCAAAACCATG ATTGGGAGAAAATAACAAATGACATGTTGGTGAATGCTTTGTTAGAGTCCAAGGACAATATAGAAACTAAAACAGACCCGGATGATCTGTCTGAATTAACAAAATCTAATGATACATCCACAACGAAAACAGAGCAGAAACTTACTACAGAAGCTGAAGACAAACAAGGATCTAATG AGGAAGATCCtgggaaaattcaaaaggaaaatgAAGATTTAAAGGACttgtatacatgtaaaatatgctTAGATGAAAGAGTTGGCATAACATTTGTGCCGTGTGGGCACTTGGTTACTTGTAAAACCTGTTCTCCGAAAATAAGAAGATGCCCTTTATGTCGCACATTCATTCGTGGAACAATCAAAACTACAATTTGA